In a genomic window of Myxococcales bacterium:
- a CDS encoding zf-HC2 domain-containing protein, protein MMCPDDNRLVEFVAGLLPPDASRALDDHVDGCPRCRELLALYAPAPTAAADEPAGGCARPRSTSPRRDPPDRRGCPSATCCSTWSAPARWRWCTPRTIASSIARSR, encoded by the coding sequence TGTGCCCCGACGACAACCGCCTGGTCGAGTTCGTCGCCGGGCTGTTGCCTCCGGACGCCAGCCGCGCGCTCGACGATCACGTCGACGGGTGCCCGCGCTGTCGCGAGCTGCTGGCGCTGTACGCGCCGGCGCCGACGGCGGCGGCGGACGAGCCCGCCGGCGGCTGCGCCCGGCCGAGGTCGACGAGCCCGAGGCGCGACCCGCCCGACCGCCGGGGCTGCCCGAGCGCTACGTGCTGCTCGACGTGGTCGGCGCCGGCGCGATGGCGGTGGTGTACGCCGCGTACGATCGCGAGCTCGATCGCAAGATCGCGCTGA